DNA from Amorphoplanes friuliensis DSM 7358:
GAGCTCGCAGAGCAGCTGGAACTCCGTCCTCGTGACCGCGACGGCGGCGCCCCGCAGCCGGACCTCACCCGCTTCCGGGGAGATCTCCAGGTCACCGAAGCGCAGCACGGGCACCTCGTCGGCTGACGTCGCGCGGGCCCGGCGGCGCAGCGCCCGCAGACGTGCGGTCAGTTCTTTCACGGCGACCGGTTTGACCAGGTAGTCGTCGGCGCCGGCCTCGAGCGCCGCGACGATGTCGTGGGTGTCGTCGCGGGCGCTGATCACCACGATCGGGACGTCGTCGGCGCGGCGCAGCTGGCGGATGCACTCGAAGCCGTCGATGCCGGGCAGCATCAGGTCGACCAGCACCGTGTCGGCAGGCCGGCGGCGCTGTGCCGCGATGCCCTCCTCGGCGGTCGGGGCGCCGGTCGCCTCGTATCCCTCGTCCTCCAGCGCGAGCACCAGGGACAGGCGGATCCGGTCGTCGTCCTCGATCACCAACACTGCTGACATGCACCGCATTCTCCCCGCGTACGGGTGAAGGAGACAAAGACCTGGCACCCGCGGGACCGGACTGTCACGTAACCGTCATATGCCTGCGGATCTCCCGCCACATGCCGGGTCGAGGGTGACAGGTGTGAGAAGTGACCACACGATCCGGGAGGCGACCGTCGTCGTCACCGAGGCGCTGGACGGCGAGGCGGTCGAACGGTGGCGTGACCGGTTCACCGAGGCCGCGGCACGGCGGCCCGAGCGGCTCGTCGTCGATCTGCGGCACAGCCCGCGCATAGACGCGGCTGCCATTGTGTTGCTTCTGCAGCTGCACCGCGAGATGCTGCGTGCCGACGGGCAGCTGACCCTGCGGGCGCCCGTCGAGCGGGTCCGGCGGATGCTCGGGCTGGCCCGGGTGGATCACGTCCTCGAGGTGGAGGAGTCCCGATGACCGCGACGCTCGTGGAGCTCGACGAGGGTGAGGGTGCGGAGGTCGCCGTCGTGCACGTGCGCGCGGACCTCGACGCCACGGTGGTGCCGACGTTGCGGGAGACGCTCACCGATGCGGTCGACCGGCATCGGCACGTGGTTGTGGACCTCTCAGCGGTCCCGACGCTGGACGACGCGGGACTGGGTCTGCTGGTCCGGGCCCACCGGCGGGCGCGGCGTCACGACGGCATGGTGGTTTTCGCCGGGCCGTCCCGTTTTGTCATCACCGTACTGCACACGATGCACGTCGACGGGCTCTTCCCGATCTTCGACGACTGCGACGCCGCGCTCGAGTGGCTCCGGGCAGAGACGAGCTAAGGTTCCGTCAGCGCGTGGGCACCCGAACCGGTGCGCCCACGCGCTGAAAAGGATGGCGCGGACGTCGCGACGCTGCTCCAGGGGGCACGGGAGCAGCGGAACAGCCGTCCGCGTCATCCATGATCAAGCATCCGGTCCGCACATGGCGGATGCTCCGCGGCCGTGTGACGGTTCCATGACGGAATATGCTCGCACCGTTCGGCGATCAGCTCAGGTCGTTCGCCGCACCGCCGATCAATCAGGGTCCACGACCTGTAGGCCCATGCACTACGGTCGGTTGATCACGGATGTGGCGAAAGGAGCCTGGGTGACCGCCTCCGATCCGCAGCTGCAGGCCTTGCGGGCCCTGCACGCGGTGACCAAGCGTGTCCACGCCAGCCTCGATCTGACCCAGACCCTCGACGCGGTTGCCAACGGTGTCGTGGAAGCCGCCGGTTTCGGCCTCGCCGCCCTCAACCTTGCCGAGGACAACGGCGACTACACGACCGTCGCGGTCGCCGGCAGCGACGACCTGCGCCGGGCGCTGCTCGGCATGCGCGGGTCGGCGGAAAATTGGCGCGAGCTGTTCCGCCGCTCCGAGCGCTGGGGCTCGCTCTACTTCGTCGATCACCGGTTCGGCGCGCCGGAGTCGCTCTACGTCTGGGTGCCCGACATCGCGCCCAGCGACGATCCGGACATGTGGCACCCCCTGGACTGCCTCTTCGCGCCGCTCATGGCGCCGTCGGGCGAGTGGCTGGGTGTGCTCAGCGTCGACCTCCCCGAGGGCGGCCGGCGGCCGGACCCCCAGCAGCAGGAGATCCTCGCGTTCTTCGCCGAGCACGCGGCCATCGCCATCCAGCACGCCCGGCTGCACTCACAGCTGGAGCGCAGCCAGGCCGAGGCCGAGTACGCCGCCACGCACGACAACCTCACCGGGCTGGCCAACCGGGCCCTGCTGAAGTCCCGCATCGACGCGTTGCCCGCGCTCGCCGTGCCGCAGGTCGGGGTGCTCGTCATCGACCTGGACGGCTTCAAGAAGGTCAACGACGCGGCCGGGCACGAGGCCGGCGACGAGGTGCTGCGGATCGTCGCCGAGCGCCTGCAGCACCACCTGCGCGCCGACGATCTGCTGGCCCGCACCGGCGGTGACGAGTTCGTGGCGGTGCTGGTCGGCGACGATCTCACCACCACCATCTCCGAGACCGCGCAGCGGCTGCGCGAGACCATCGCCGAGCCGATCTGCGGCAGCACCGGCGTGCACCGCATCGGTGCCAGCGTCGGTTACGCCATCGGCGGCGCCGGCGAGGACTTCTCCCGCCTGGTCGCGACCGCCGACACCGAGATGTACAAGGAGAAACGCCGCTCTAAGGCGCCTGCGTGGTGATCCGCAGGTCCGCGGTGATCCGTTCGGCCGCCGCCAGCAGCGGGGGCAGCAGCTCGGCGCGCATCGCCGCGACCGACGTGCGGCTGGCGTGCACCGAGACGTTCACGGCCGCCGTCACCGCCCCGGCCCGGTCCCGCACCGGCGCCGCCATCGAGCGCAGACCCTCCTCGAGCTCCTGGTCCACGATCGCAAAACCCTGATCCCGGACCTTCCCCAATTCGGTACGCAGGGACGCCGCCGACTTCACCGTGTGCGCCGTGAGCTGCTCCAGGCGTACCCGGGCCAGATAGGCATCGATCTGTTCCGCGCCCAGATGAGCGACGAGAACCCGGCCCATCGACGTCGCGTACGCCGGGAACCGCGTCCCCACGTTGATCGCCACCGTCATGATCCGCCGCGTCGGCACCCGCGCCACGTAGACGACCTCGTCACCGTCCAGCACCGACACCGACGACGACTCGTGGACCTCCGCGACCAGCCGTTCCAAGTGTGGCAGCGCGACCTCGGGCAGCGACAGGCTGGAGAGGAACGAGTATCCGAGCTCGAGCACCCGCGGCGTCAGGGAGAAGAGGCGCCCGTCCGTGCGGACGTACCCGAGGTCGGTCAGGGTCAGCAGGAAACGTCGTGCGGCGGCCCGCGTGAGGTCGCAGATCCGGGCGACCTCACTCAGCGTCAGCTCGGCGTGGTGCGCGTCGAACGCCCGGATCACCGCGAGTCCACGCTCGAGCGACTGCACGTAGTGCGGTTCACGGACCTGGTCGCTCATCGCTCGCACCATAGCGTCACGCTGCGGGTTCGTCGGCGGCGAGGGTCTCCTGCGCGATCTTGAAGGCGGCGTTGGCGGCGGGCACCCCGGCGTAGACGCCCGTGTGCAGGAGCACCTCGCCGATCTCGTCCGCGCTCAGGCCGTTGCGGCGGGCGGCCCGCACGTGCATCGCCAGCTCCTCGTGGCAGTGCAGTGCGGTCAGCACGGCCAGGGTCACGCAGCTCCGCGTACGCCGGTCGAGGCCGTCGCGGGTCCACACGCCGCCCCACGCGTACCGGGTGATGAAGTCCTGGAAGTCCGCGGTGAAGGCGGTGGTGGCGGCGACGGCGCGATCGACGTGCGCGTCGCCGAGCACCTCGCGCCGCACGGTCATGCCGTCCTCGTAGCTGTCACCCATCGAGTGCCTCCAGGATCAGTCGGTTCGCGGCCTCGGCCTGCTCGAACGTGGCCAGATGAGCGGCGTCCGCCAGCACCTCGAACCGGGCGCCGGCGATCGCGGCGGCGATGGCCCGTCCGTGCCCGGGCGGTGTCGCGGGGTCGTCGGCGCCGGCCACCACCAGGGTCGGCGCGGTGATGCGCCGCAGGTCGTCCCGCAGATCCATCCCCTCGATGGCGGCGCACGCACCCGCATAGCCGATGGGATCCGTGGCCGCGATCATCTCCCGCAGGTGCTGTTTCTGCGCTTCGGGAAAACCTGCGGTCACCCAGCGTGAGACGACCGTATCGGCCACCGCGCCCGTGCCGCCACTCCTGACCGTGGCGGCGCGCTCGGCCCAGGCTTCCGGTGGCCCGAGCAGGGCCGACGTGCAGAACAGCACGAGCCGGTCGACCCGCTCGGCGGCGTGCGCGGCCAGCCACATCGCGGTCATCCCGCCCAGCGACAACCCGCAGACATGAGCCCGCGCGACCCCGAGACGGTCCAGCAGATCCAGCGCGTCCCGCCCGAGATCGTCCAGGGCATACCGGCCCGGGGGTACGGGTGAGCGCCCGTGCCCGCGTGCGTCGTACCGGATGACCCGGAACCGCTCCGACAGGGCCGCCACCTGCGGTTCCCACATGGACAGATCCGCACCCAACGAGTTGATCAGCAGCACCGCGGGCGCGTCCGCCGGCCCGTCCTCCCGGTGGTGAACCGCAACCGTGACGCTCATCGGCGGGCCGCCCGCAGGGCGCGGTCGATCAGGGCGCCGGCGCTGCCGGTGTAGCCGGCCGGGTCGAAAAGTCCGGCGAGGCGGTCCGGGCCGAGGTGGGCGGTGATCGCCGGGTCGCCGGCGAGGTCACCGCGGGCCACCGCACCGGCGACCACGGCGTGGGCCTCGCTGCCGAGCGCCGGGCGCAGCGCACCGGCGACACGCTCCGCGAGCAGCGCGCCGCGGGTGAGATCGAGGTTGGCCCGCATCCGGCCGGTGTCGACCCGCAGACCGTCCAGGGCGGCCCGCAGCTGGAAAGCCGCCGAACCGGTCGACCTGAGCAGCGAGCGCAGCGGCTGCCACTCGGCGTGCCAGTTCCCGGCCGCCCGCTGGTGCTCGTGCGGCATGGCGGCGAGCAGCGTCGCGACCAGGCCGGGCGCCTGGGCCGCGGCAGCCGCCGCACTGATCGCCCGGACCGGGTTGTGCTTGTGCGGCAGCGTCGAGGAACCACCGCCGTCCCCGCCTTCGGCCACCTCACCCACCTCGGTCTGAGCCAGCAGGATCAGATCGCGGGCGACCTTGGCGATCGCACCCGCCGCGCTGCCCAGGGCGCCGGCGAGGTCGGCGATGCGGGTCCGCTCGGTGTGCCAGGGCAGGTCCGGCTCGGCCAGCCCCAGCTCGGCACTGAAAGCCGCCAGCATGAGAACCCCGAGATCAGCTTCCGGCCTGGCGGCGCTTTCCGGCCCGGCGGAGGCTTCCGGCCCGGCGGAGGCTTCCGGCCCGGCGGCGGCTTCCGGCCCGGCGGCGGTCTCCGGCCCGGCGGCGGCGGCTTCCGGGCCGGCGGCGGCGGCTTCCGGTCCGTCGGCGGCTTCCGGGGCGTAGGCGGCGAGGGTGCCGGCCGCGCCGCCGAGCTGGGCCGCGAGGCGATGGTCGCGGACCTCGGTGAGGCGCCGGCGGGCGGCGTCCAGCCCGGTCAGCCAGCCCGCCGCAACCAGCCCGAAGGTTGTCGGCAGTGCCTGTTGCAGCAGCGTCCGCCCGGCCATGAGCGTGCCGCGATGCCGGTCGGCCAGCTCAGCCGTCAGATCCACCGCAGCGCCCAGATCGGCCAGCAGCGCCAACACCGCACGCCGGGCGACGAGCATCGTGGCGGTGTCCATGATGTCCTGGCTGGTCGCACCGCGGTGGACCAGGGCGGCGGCCGGGCCGGGCACCGCGGCCCGGATCCGTTCGACCAGGGGCACGACCGGGGTGCCGGTGGCCGCGGCCTCGGCCCCGAGCGCTCCGGGGTCGACCTCGAGCCCGGCGCAGGCCGTCAGCACCGCGGCGGCGTCGGCGAATGTCGCCAGGCCGGTCCGGGCGGCGGCCCGGGCCAGGGCGGCCTCCGCGTCCAGCAGCGCCCGCACCCAGGCCGCGTCGGTGGTGGCGGCGTGGACCGGGCCGGCGGCGAGGACACCGTCGAAGAGGCCGTCAGACGGCGAAGAAGACTGTCTCATCGGGCCCCTGCAGGGTGATGTCGAAGCGGTAGCCGTCGCCGGTCCTCGCCGCGATCAGCGTCGGCCGCCGGGTGGCAGGCACGGTGGCGAGGACGGGGTCGGACTCGTTCGCGGGTTCGTCGGCGAAGTAGAGGCGGGTGTAGACCCGGTGGAGGAGGCCGCGGGCGAAGACCGTCACGGCGATGTGCGGCGCCTGGCCGGAGAGCGCGCCGGGTTTGAGGGTGCGGATCGCCCACCGGCCGTCGTCGTCGGTGGGACACCGGCCGAAGCCGCGGAAGCCGGCCGTGTGGAACTCGCCCGAGGGGCCGGCCTGCCACGTCTCCACCAGCGCATCCTGCACGACCTCGCCCGCGCCGTCGCGGATCTCGCCGCGCAACCACACCGCGCCGGGCGCGTCGGGAGACACCACGTACGGGCCGGAATCCCAGGTGAGACCGATCGACAGGTACGGCCCCACGGTCTGCGACGGGGTGCTCATCGGGTCTCCATGGGTGTCGCCGACGCCCCGGACAGGACGATGTCGAAGCGGAAGCCGAGCGCCCACAACTCGACCGTCGCCGTCAGGTCGAACGCGGCCACGAGCCGGTCGCGGGCGAACTCCGGCACCGAGTGGTAGATCGGGTCGTACCGGAAGAGCGGGTCGTCGGGGAAGTACATCTGGGTGACCAGGCGCTGGGTGAACGCCTGCCCGAACACCGAGAAGTGGATGTGCGCGGGCCGCCACGCGTTCGGGTGGTTGCCCCAGGGGTAGGCGCCCGGCTTGACCGTCACGAAGCGGTAGTGGCCGTCGGCGTCGGTCAGCGTGCGCCCGAGACCGGTGAAGTGGGGGTCGAGCGGCGCGTCGTGCCGGTCCCATTTGTGCAGGTAGCGCCCGGCGGCGTTGGCCTGCCACACCTCCAGCAGCGTGTTCCGGACCGGCCGGCCGTCGGCGTCGCGGACCTGGCCGTGCACGACGATGCGCTGGCCCTGGGCCTCGCCGCCCTGGCCGAGCGTCAGGTCCGCGTCGGCGGCCGCCACCGGGCCCTCGCCGAGCACCGGGCCGGTCAGCTCGGTCATCGACTGCGCCAGCAGCAGGGGCGCCTCGCTCGGCGCACGGAGGATCGTCGACTTGTACCCGGGGGACAGCAGCGGGGGATGGGCGCTCATGCGGGCTCCTCGGCTCCGGTCAGGGACCGCAGGGCGGTCAGTTCGTCGTCGCTGGGCGGCTCGGTCGTGGTGACGCCGGGGGCGATCCGCAGCGGCCAGCCCGTCGCCGCCACGGCCTGCTCGGCGGTGACACCCGGGTGCAGCCGCGTCAGCGTCAGCTCGCAGTCCCCGGGGTCGGGCTCGAGCACGCCGAGGTCGGTGATGACCAGGACGGGTCCGCGGCCACGCAGCCCGAGGCGTTCGCGGTCGCCGGGGCCCTTGCCGTGGCCGACGGAGGTGACGAAGTCGACGCGGTCCACGAACGTCCGCGTGCTCTGCCGCACCACCACGATCACCTCGCCGCAGGACGCGGCGATCTCCGGGGCGCCACCCGCCCCGGGCAGGCGGACGCGGGGGTCGTCGTAGTCCGTACCGATGACGGTGGTGTTGATGTTGGCGTAGCGGTCGAGCTGGGCCGCGCCGAGGAAGCCGACGCCGATCCGCCCGGGCTGCAGCCAGTAGTTGAACATCTCCGGCACGCTCACGACGGCGTCGGCGGTCTCGGCGAGCACACCGTCGCCGATCGAGAGCGGCAGCCGGTCCGGTTTGGCGCCGATCGTGCCGGACTCGTAGACCAGGACGAGGTCGGGGGCGTGGGTGCGGCGGGCGAGGTTCGCGGCCGTGCTGGGCAGCCCGATCCCGACGAAGCACCGGGTGTCACCGCGCAGGGCCCGGGCCGCGGCCACGGTCATCATCTCGTCGGCCGTCCAGCTCATCCGAGCACCTCCGTCAGCCACTGCCCGAACGTGTCCCGGTCCCGGCTGATGGCATCCCAGGCCTGGTAGTGGTCGTTGTCCCGCTCGCTGAAGCCCATCGCGTACGAGGGGTGCGCACCGCCCGGCACGAGTGCGACCCGGGTGACCGCCCAGCCCGGCAGCACCACCGCGCCGGGCATCGGCGTCAGCTCGTCGACGATCTCCTCGACCGTGACCAGCGACCGCGCGGAGGCGAGCACGACCTCCTTGTGCACACCGGTGATGCCCCAGAACTGCACGTTGCCCCGCCGGTCGGCGCGTTGTGCGTGCACGATGCCGACGTCCGGGTTGAGCGCCGGGACGGCCGTGAGCATCTCGCCCGTGAACGGGCACTGGATCGGTGCCACGGTCGCGGTGTGGGCGGGCAGATCGGTGCCGCTGTAACCGCGCATGACCGCGAACGGCAGCCCGGACGCCCCGGCCACGTACCGGTTGGCCATGCCCGCGTGGCTGTGCTCCTCGATCTCCAGCGGGACCGGCCAGGCGTGCTGGACGGCGTCGCGGAAGCGGTGCAGCGAGCCCACACCCGGGTTCCCCGCCCACGAGAAGATCAGCTTGGCGGCGCACCCGGCCCCGATGAGCTGGTCGTAGACGATGTCGGGGGTCATCCGGACCAGGGTCAGCCCGCGCCGGCGCTGCCGGATGATCTCGTGGCCGGCCGCCACCGGGATGAGGTGCGTGAAGCCTTCGAGCGCGACGGTGTCGCCGTCGTGCACCAGCTCGGCCACCGCCTCGGCCAGCGACACGATGCGGGCCGTCACCGCGGCAGCCCGACGTAGTTCTCGGCCAGGGTCGTCGCCGCGGCGGTCGAGCCGGTCACGTACGCGAGCTCGGCGAGCTGCACCCGGTGACCGAAATGGTCGTCACCGGGCCGCCGGTGCAGCATCGTGGTCATCCAGTTCGAGAACCGCTGCACCTGCCACACCCTCTTCAGACAGATCTCCGAGTACGCGTCCAGCAACGTCTCCGAGGAGTCGCGGTAGTACGCGGTGAGCGCCTCGGCCAGCACCCGTACGTCGGACACGGCCAGGTTGAGCCCTTTTGCGCCGGTCGGCGGGACGATGTGCGCCGCGTCCCCGGCCAGGAAGAGCCGGTCGTGGCGCATCGGCTCGACCGCGACACTGCGCATGGGTGTGACACCGCGTTCCAGCACTTCACCCTCCTGGAGCGGCAGGCCCAGCCGCGTCCGCAGCTCGTCCCAGATCCGGCTGTCGGGCCAGTCCGCCAGGTCGGTCCCCGGCTCGACCTGCAGGTAGAGCCGGACGATGCCCGGCGTGCGCATGCTGTGCAGCGCGAACCCCCGCTCGTGGTACGCGTACACCAGCTCGTCGGCCGCCGCGGGTGCCCGGGCCAGGATCCCCAGCCATGCGTACGGGTGCACCCGTTCCGCCACGGTCAGCGCCTCCGGCGGGATCGCGGTGCGGGCGACCCCGTGCGAGCCGTCGCACCCGGCGACGAAGTCGCACTCGAGCCGCTGCTCCACGCCGTTGTGCTTGTAGGTGATCGTGGTGCCGTCGACACCGGTGACCTCGGCCTCGAAGTGCAGGGGTCCGGCGCCGGTGCGGGCGGCGATCAGGTCCTTGACGACCTCCTGCTGCCCGTACACGGTGATGGTCCGGCCGGTCAGGCCTTCGAGGTCGATGCGGTGGCCGGTGCCGTCGAAGCGCAGCTCGATCCCGCGGTGGACCATCCCCTCGCGGCGCATGCGGGCGCCGACACCGAGCTCGTCGAGGAGGTCGGCCGTGCCGTGCTCAAGGACCCCCGCACGGACACGACTCTCCACATAGGATCGGGAGCGGCGTTCCAGCACCACCGCGTCGATCCCGGCGCGGTCGAGAAGCAAGGCCAGGACCAGGCCCGCCGGGCCCGCTCCCACGATGCCGACCTGTGTGCGCATCTCCGGCCTCCCCGCGTGACGGATCGATATCGATCGTTGACGTGAGCCAGGCCACACGCCTACGTTCTCCTGGAGAACTTACGTGCGGAGAGCGCACAACGACAACCCTGGGAGGTTCTGTCATGCGCCGGTTGGTGGCGGGGATGGCCGTGCTCGCTCTTGCCGCCGCAGGCGCCGGCTGCGGCTCCTCGGGCGGGGGTGACGCGCCGACCACGGCCGACGGGGTCGCCCAGGTCAAGGTCGGTGTCATCCCGATCGTGGACGTCGCGCCGATCTACCTCGGGCAGCAGAAGGGCTTCTTCAAGTCCCGCAACATCGAGCTGACGATGGAAAGCGGCCAGGGCGGCGCGGCGATCGTGCCCGGCGTGGTCAGCGGCCAGTTCCAGTTCGGCTTCAGCAACGTCACGTCGCTGCTCATCGCGCAGACCAAGAACGTCCCGATCAAGGTGGTCGCCAACGGTGTCGCCTCGACCGGCGAGGCGGGCAAGGACTTCGGCGGCGTCGTGGTGCGCAAGGACAGCCCCATCACCAAGGCCGCGGACCTGGCCGGCAAGAAGATCGCCGTCAACACGCTGAAGAACATCGGCGACACCACCGTGCGCGAGTCGGTCCGCAAGGCCGGCGGCGACCCGTCCGCGATCAGCTTCGTCGAGATGCCGTTCCCCAACATGCCCGCTGCGGTCGAGGGTGGCCAGGTCGAGGCCGCCTGGGTCGTCGAGCCGTCGCTGTCGGCCGTGACCGCCGCCGGTGGCCGCGTCGTGGCCTGGAACTACGTCGACGCGGCCCCCGACCTGACCGTCGCGGCGTACTTCGCGTCGAGCAAGCTCATCGGCGAGAATCCCGACCTGGTCAAGCGGTTCACCGAGGCCATGAACGAGTCCCTCGCGTATGCCGACGCCCACCCCGACGAGGTGCGGGCGGTGCTCGGGTCGTACACGAAGATCGACGCCAAGGTCCGGGAGGGTTTGACCCTGCCGAAGTGGCCCACCGCGATCAACAAGCCGTCGGTGGAGACCCTGGCGAAGCTCGGCGCGACGGACGGCATCTTCGGTGGTGCGACCCCCGACCTGGCCAAGATCCTGCCGTGACCGCAGCCGAGCGGGGAGCGCCGCGGACGGCCCTGCTCGGCCTCTCCGGCCTGGCCGGGCTGCTCCTGCTGGTCGAGGTGCTGCCCCGCGCGGGGATCGTGTCCGACAGCTACCTGCCGCCGGCCAGCCGCATCCTGGCCGCGCTCGGCCGGGAGGCGGCCACCGGCCCGTTCTGGGTGGCGGTCGGCGACACCCTCCTGGCCTGGGCGATCGGCCTGGCCATCGCCGTCGTCGCCGGTGTCACCGTGGGCATCGTGATCGGCGCAGTGCCCGTGCTGCGCGCGCTGACCGCCTCGACGGTGGAGTTCCTGCGGCCGATCCCGTCGGTCGCGCTCATCCCGCTGGCCGTCCTGCTCTACGGCTCCGACCTCGGCTCGACCCTCCTGCTGGTCGTCTACGCGGCCTTCTGGCAGGTCCTCGTGCAGGTCCTGTACGGCGTCGCCGACGTCGACCCGGTCGCGGCCGACACGGCGCGCAGCTTCCGCTTCAGCTCGTGGGGGCGCATCCGCTACGTGCTGTGGCCGACCGCGCTGCCGTACGTCTTCACCGGCGTCCGCCTCGCCGCGTCGGTCGCCCTGGTCCTCGCGGTCACGACCGAGCTGGTCATCGGCGCACCCGGCCTCGGCGCGGTCATCGCGGTCGCCCAGACCTCCGGCGCGATCCCCACCATGTACGCCCTGATCGTCGTCACCGGCCTCCTCGGCGTCACCATCAACGTCGCCGCCCGCGCCACCGAGCGTCACTTCCTCTCCTGGCACCAGTCCGTACGCGGGGAGGCGTCGGCATGACCGACCGCACCGAACCTCGCCCGGCGGGCGCTGATCGCCGCCGTGCCGGTGAGGGCCAGGAGGGCATGCCCGGACTGCACAGCATGATCAAGCGCTTTCTGCTGGTCATCGGCTTGCCGGTGGTTCTGTTCGCCACCTGGTATCTGGCCAGTGCGAACAGCGAGAACTTCTACGCGCCGCCGCTGCGGCAGATTCTCGTGGCGTTCGCCGACACCTGGACACTCGACCGGCTGCGCGCCGACGTGCTGCCCAGCCTGGCCCGTCTGGGCGCCGGCTACCTCCTCGCGGCCGTCCTCGGCATCGCCCTCGGTGTGGCGATCGGCGCCAACCCACGGCTGCGCGCCGCCTCGGAGCCCGTGCTGGAGTTCTTCCGCGCGGTTCCGCCGCCGGTGCTCGTCCCCGTGATCATGCTGTTCGCGGGCATCGGCAACGGCATGAAGATCATCGTGATCGTCTCCGGCTGCGTCTGGCCGGTCCTGCTCAACACCGTCGAGGGCGTCCGTGCCACCGACAGCGTCCTGTCCGACACCAGCCGCGCCTACGGCATCACCGGCGTGGCCCGGCTGCGTCACCTGCTGCTGCCCGCGGCGTCTCCGCAGATCGTCGCGGGGCTGCGCCAGGCGCTGTCCATCGCGATCATCCTCATGGTGATCAGCGAGATGTTCGCCGCGAGCAACGGCCTGGGCTTCACCATCGTGCAGTTCCAGCGCAGCTTCGCCATCCCGGAGATGTGGAGCGGCATCATCCTGCTCGGGCTGCTGGGCTTCGCCCTGTCCGAACTGTTCCGGCTGGCCGAGCGTCACGCCCTGTCCTGGTACCACGGCCTGCGCGACGCCCAGCGGCGCTCGTGAGCGAAGGGAACACCATGCTCGAGGTCAAGGGCCTGCGGAAGGTCTACCGCTCCGGCACCCGCGAGGTGGAGGCGCTGCGTGAACTGACGTTCACGGTCGCGGCGGGGGAGCTGGTCTGCCTCGTCGGGCCGTCCGGCTGCGGCAAGACCACGCTGCTGCGCTGCATCGCCGGGCTCCTCGAACCCACCTCCGGGCAGGTCGAGGTCGGCGACAAGGCCGGCCTCGCGATCGTCTTCCAGGAGTACGGACGCAGTCTCTTCCCGTGGCTGACCGTCCGCGACAACGTCGACCTGCCCCTGCGGCAGAAGAAGGTGCCCAGGGCCCGGCGTCGTCAGCTCGTCGACGAGGCGCTCACGGCGGTCGGTCTGGCCGGCACCGAGTCCGCGTACCCGTGGCAGTTGTCCGGTGGCATGCAGCAGCGGGTCGCGATCGCCCGGGCCGTGGCGTACGAGCCCTCGGTCCTGCTGATGGACGAGCCGTTCGCGGCGGTCGACGCGCAGACCCGCGCCGACCTCGAGGATCTGGTCCGGTCGCTGTGGCAGCGGCTCGGTGTGACCATCATGTTCGTCACGCACGACATCGACGAGGCGGTCTACCTCGGACAGCGTGTCCTGATGCTCTCGG
Protein-coding regions in this window:
- a CDS encoding response regulator transcription factor — translated: MSAVLVIEDDDRIRLSLVLALEDEGYEATGAPTAEEGIAAQRRRPADTVLVDLMLPGIDGFECIRQLRRADDVPIVVISARDDTHDIVAALEAGADDYLVKPVAVKELTARLRALRRRARATSADEVPVLRFGDLEISPEAGEVRLRGAAVAVTRTEFQLLCELAEHPGRVLSRQQLLQRVWGYDGGDERLVDVHVGRLRQKIEDGEGLPRHLVTVRGLGYKLQR
- a CDS encoding STAS domain-containing protein, producing MRSDHTIREATVVVTEALDGEAVERWRDRFTEAAARRPERLVVDLRHSPRIDAAAIVLLLQLHREMLRADGQLTLRAPVERVRRMLGLARVDHVLEVEESR
- a CDS encoding STAS domain-containing protein produces the protein MTATLVELDEGEGAEVAVVHVRADLDATVVPTLRETLTDAVDRHRHVVVDLSAVPTLDDAGLGLLVRAHRRARRHDGMVVFAGPSRFVITVLHTMHVDGLFPIFDDCDAALEWLRAETS
- a CDS encoding diguanylate cyclase domain-containing protein gives rise to the protein MTASDPQLQALRALHAVTKRVHASLDLTQTLDAVANGVVEAAGFGLAALNLAEDNGDYTTVAVAGSDDLRRALLGMRGSAENWRELFRRSERWGSLYFVDHRFGAPESLYVWVPDIAPSDDPDMWHPLDCLFAPLMAPSGEWLGVLSVDLPEGGRRPDPQQQEILAFFAEHAAIAIQHARLHSQLERSQAEAEYAATHDNLTGLANRALLKSRIDALPALAVPQVGVLVIDLDGFKKVNDAAGHEAGDEVLRIVAERLQHHLRADDLLARTGGDEFVAVLVGDDLTTTISETAQRLRETIAEPICGSTGVHRIGASVGYAIGGAGEDFSRLVATADTEMYKEKRRSKAPAW
- a CDS encoding IclR family transcriptional regulator domain-containing protein encodes the protein MSDQVREPHYVQSLERGLAVIRAFDAHHAELTLSEVARICDLTRAAARRFLLTLTDLGYVRTDGRLFSLTPRVLELGYSFLSSLSLPEVALPHLERLVAEVHESSSVSVLDGDEVVYVARVPTRRIMTVAINVGTRFPAYATSMGRVLVAHLGAEQIDAYLARVRLEQLTAHTVKSAASLRTELGKVRDQGFAIVDQELEEGLRSMAAPVRDRAGAVTAAVNVSVHASRTSVAAMRAELLPPLLAAAERITADLRITTQAP
- the pcaC gene encoding 4-carboxymuconolactone decarboxylase, translated to MGDSYEDGMTVRREVLGDAHVDRAVAATTAFTADFQDFITRYAWGGVWTRDGLDRRTRSCVTLAVLTALHCHEELAMHVRAARRNGLSADEIGEVLLHTGVYAGVPAANAAFKIAQETLAADEPAA
- the pcaD gene encoding 3-oxoadipate enol-lactonase gives rise to the protein MSVTVAVHHREDGPADAPAVLLINSLGADLSMWEPQVAALSERFRVIRYDARGHGRSPVPPGRYALDDLGRDALDLLDRLGVARAHVCGLSLGGMTAMWLAAHAAERVDRLVLFCTSALLGPPEAWAERAATVRSGGTGAVADTVVSRWVTAGFPEAQKQHLREMIAATDPIGYAGACAAIEGMDLRDDLRRITAPTLVVAGADDPATPPGHGRAIAAAIAGARFEVLADAAHLATFEQAEAANRLILEALDG
- a CDS encoding lyase family protein: MRQSSSPSDGLFDGVLAAGPVHAATTDAAWVRALLDAEAALARAAARTGLATFADAAAVLTACAGLEVDPGALGAEAAATGTPVVPLVERIRAAVPGPAAALVHRGATSQDIMDTATMLVARRAVLALLADLGAAVDLTAELADRHRGTLMAGRTLLQQALPTTFGLVAAGWLTGLDAARRRLTEVRDHRLAAQLGGAAGTLAAYAPEAADGPEAAAAGPEAAAAGPETAAGPEAAAGPEASAGPEASAGPESAARPEADLGVLMLAAFSAELGLAEPDLPWHTERTRIADLAGALGSAAGAIAKVARDLILLAQTEVGEVAEGGDGGGSSTLPHKHNPVRAISAAAAAAQAPGLVATLLAAMPHEHQRAAGNWHAEWQPLRSLLRSTGSAAFQLRAALDGLRVDTGRMRANLDLTRGALLAERVAGALRPALGSEAHAVVAGAVARGDLAGDPAITAHLGPDRLAGLFDPAGYTGSAGALIDRALRAARR
- the pcaG gene encoding protocatechuate 3,4-dioxygenase subunit alpha; the encoded protein is MSTPSQTVGPYLSIGLTWDSGPYVVSPDAPGAVWLRGEIRDGAGEVVQDALVETWQAGPSGEFHTAGFRGFGRCPTDDDGRWAIRTLKPGALSGQAPHIAVTVFARGLLHRVYTRLYFADEPANESDPVLATVPATRRPTLIAARTGDGYRFDITLQGPDETVFFAV